The Streptomyces europaeiscabiei genome window below encodes:
- a CDS encoding ribonuclease J, translating into MSHPHPELKAAPPLPDGGLRVTALGGLGEIGRNMTVFEYAGKLLIVDCGVLFPEENQPGVDVILPDFTSIRDRLDDIVAVVLTHGHEDHIGGVPYLLRERADIPLVGSKLTLAFIEAKLKEHGIRPRTVRVREGDRRGFGPFDCEFVAVNHSIPDSLAVALRTGAGMVLHTGDFKMDQFPLDDRITDLRAFARLGEEGVDLFLTDSTNAEVPGFTTSERELNPAIEQVMRTAPRRVIVSSFASHVHRIQQVLDAAHQHGRKVAFVGRSMVRNMGIARDLGYLKVPSNLIVNTKELEKLPDNKITLVCTGSQGEPMAALSRMANRDHQIRIGKGDTVLLASSLIPGNENAIYRVINGLTRWGANVVHKGNAKVHVSGHASAGELVYCYNIVRPRNVMPVHGEFRHLRANADLAIRTGVDPDRVVIAEDGVVVDLVDGRASITGKVPAGNVYVDGMEVGGATEASLKDRVTLAQEGVITVVAIVDADTGGLAEAPDFLARGFVHDDTTFEPVIPVIEKTLATAAQEGVGDAHQLEQLIARAVANWAFRTHRRRPLIIPVIIDA; encoded by the coding sequence ATGAGCCATCCGCACCCAGAACTAAAAGCCGCCCCGCCGCTCCCTGACGGAGGACTGAGGGTCACCGCCCTGGGTGGCCTGGGCGAAATCGGCCGCAACATGACCGTGTTCGAGTACGCAGGCAAGCTGCTGATCGTGGACTGCGGTGTGCTGTTCCCCGAGGAGAACCAGCCGGGCGTGGACGTGATCCTGCCCGACTTCACCTCCATCCGGGACCGCCTCGACGACATCGTGGCCGTCGTCCTCACCCACGGCCACGAGGACCACATCGGCGGCGTGCCCTACCTGCTGCGGGAGCGGGCGGACATCCCCCTCGTCGGCTCGAAGCTCACCCTCGCCTTCATCGAGGCCAAGCTCAAGGAGCACGGGATCAGGCCCCGCACGGTGCGCGTGCGCGAGGGCGACCGGCGCGGCTTCGGCCCCTTCGACTGCGAGTTCGTAGCCGTCAACCACTCCATCCCTGACAGCCTCGCGGTGGCCCTGCGCACCGGAGCCGGGATGGTGCTGCACACCGGTGACTTCAAGATGGACCAGTTCCCCCTTGACGACCGCATCACCGACCTTCGTGCCTTCGCCCGCCTCGGCGAGGAGGGTGTGGACCTGTTCCTCACCGACTCCACCAATGCCGAGGTCCCCGGCTTCACCACCTCCGAACGCGAACTGAACCCCGCGATCGAACAAGTGATGCGCACCGCGCCGCGGCGGGTCATCGTCTCCAGCTTCGCCAGCCATGTGCACCGCATCCAGCAGGTACTGGACGCCGCCCATCAGCACGGCCGCAAGGTGGCCTTCGTGGGCCGCTCCATGGTCCGCAACATGGGCATCGCCCGCGATCTGGGCTACCTCAAGGTCCCGTCCAACCTGATCGTGAACACCAAGGAGCTGGAGAAGCTCCCTGACAACAAGATCACCCTGGTGTGCACCGGATCCCAGGGCGAACCGATGGCCGCCCTGTCCCGGATGGCCAACCGCGACCACCAGATCCGCATCGGCAAGGGCGACACCGTCCTGCTCGCCAGCTCCCTCATCCCCGGCAACGAGAACGCCATCTACCGGGTGATCAACGGCCTGACCCGGTGGGGCGCCAACGTCGTCCACAAGGGCAACGCGAAGGTGCACGTCTCCGGCCACGCCAGCGCCGGCGAACTCGTCTACTGCTACAACATCGTCCGCCCCCGCAACGTCATGCCCGTGCACGGCGAGTTCCGCCACCTGCGGGCCAACGCCGACCTCGCCATCCGCACCGGCGTCGACCCCGACCGGGTCGTCATCGCCGAGGACGGGGTCGTCGTCGACCTCGTCGACGGCCGCGCCTCCATCACCGGCAAGGTGCCCGCGGGCAATGTCTACGTGGACGGCATGGAAGTCGGCGGCGCCACCGAGGCGTCCCTCAAGGACCGGGTCACCCTCGCCCAGGAGGGCGTCATCACGGTCGTGGCCATCGTCGACGCCGACACCGGCGGGCTGGCCGAGGCCCCCGACTTCCTGGCTCGCGGCTTCGTCCACGACGACACCACCTTCGAGCCGGTCATCCCCGTCATCGAGAAGACGCTGGCCACCGCCGCCCAGGAAGGCGTCGGCGACGCCCACCAGCTCGAACAGCTCATCGCCCGCGCCGTGGCCAACTGGGCCTTCCGCACCCACCGCCGCAGGCCGCTGATCATCCCCGTCATCATCGACGCCTGA
- a CDS encoding polyamine aminopropyltransferase, which produces MGPRLEEIDWQPTPMGEISLRRRRDPVSGSDVYEVKLGDEFLMSSLFTSGEIALTELALAELPDTGLDVAVGGLGLGYTAQAALDDPRVRSLTVIDALAEVIDWHRRHLVPLGARLTSDDRCRLVHGDFFALAADPGGLDPEEPGRRFHAILLDVDHSPRHVLHPRHAALYQPAGLHALAAHLHPDGVFALWSNDPPDDLFTSVLTEVFARAAAHVVEFDNPLQGGTSTNTVYLAGKAPDTP; this is translated from the coding sequence ATGGGCCCGCGCTTGGAGGAGATCGACTGGCAACCGACCCCGATGGGTGAGATCAGTCTGCGCCGACGCCGCGACCCGGTCTCGGGAAGCGACGTCTACGAGGTGAAACTCGGCGACGAGTTCCTGATGTCCAGCCTCTTCACCAGCGGCGAGATCGCGCTCACCGAGCTCGCCCTGGCGGAGCTGCCGGACACCGGACTGGACGTGGCCGTCGGCGGACTGGGACTCGGCTACACCGCCCAGGCCGCCCTGGACGACCCCCGGGTGCGCTCGCTGACCGTGATCGACGCGCTCGCCGAGGTCATCGACTGGCACCGACGGCACCTGGTGCCGCTCGGAGCCCGGCTCACGTCGGACGACCGCTGCCGTCTGGTCCACGGCGACTTCTTCGCGCTGGCCGCCGACCCCGGCGGTCTGGACCCCGAGGAGCCGGGCCGTCGCTTCCACGCCATCCTGCTGGACGTCGACCATTCACCGCGCCATGTGCTCCACCCGCGCCACGCGGCGCTCTACCAGCCCGCCGGGCTCCACGCTCTCGCCGCGCACCTCCACCCCGACGGGGTGTTCGCCCTGTGGTCCAACGACCCGCCCGACGACCTGTTCACCTCCGTGCTCACCGAGGTCTTCGCACGAGCAGCGGCCCATGTCGTCGAGTTCGACAACCCCCTGCAGGGCGGCACCTCGACCAACACCGTCTACCTGGCCGGCAAGGCACCGGACACGCCGTAG
- a CDS encoding IucA/IucC family protein encodes MDPVDANPPRDDANASRDVDSSRDSIGTAADAHAAAPLLNCLLREAGAPVESSGATVVHRLRADGRLLRVRGTRRPTRPEVRTAGTWHPLTHTELVKLVAEELRALTGLSNSELPAEMLDSREAVEAILTARAHTPAPEDPYRRSEQSLITGHPFHPAPKARGGGPVAGWLPYAPEAYAHFPLTLLGVREDTVVEEGDTTALDALGTAPPGYRLLPTHPWQLDLVGRGLAEAFADGRLVRLGPADGEVWPTAAIRTVYVPGAASGAVSGATSRTAPEDAMAAASDLFLKFSLDVRITNDIRRLWRHDLLKLRRTDRAVTEAFAGAPGAWLSDRGYRTAAFAFEELAVLVRDGLRGHVPPGTTPFLAAALTEGTGAFPGNPLAHAADPEAWWEAYLRAVVPPALAAFHGHGVVLEAHLQNTLIACDPSGVPVRAVYRDAEGVKLLPDVTREAGWERLVYCLFVNNLLEVAAALAEHHPEVDPWPAVRGQLVRHGEVPEIADLLDSPTLPGKTNLLLRWTGADGADARYLPLPNPIRRTSGRSGRSPA; translated from the coding sequence ATGGACCCCGTGGACGCCAACCCGCCCCGCGACGACGCCAACGCGTCCCGCGATGTCGATTCGTCGCGCGACAGCATCGGCACCGCTGCCGACGCCCACGCCGCCGCACCGTTGCTCAACTGTCTTCTGCGGGAAGCGGGAGCACCGGTCGAGTCGTCGGGCGCGACCGTGGTGCACCGGCTGAGGGCCGACGGCCGCCTCCTGCGCGTACGCGGCACCCGGCGTCCCACCCGCCCCGAAGTGCGCACGGCGGGCACCTGGCACCCGCTCACCCACACCGAACTCGTCAAGCTCGTCGCCGAGGAACTCCGCGCCCTCACCGGCCTGTCCAACTCCGAACTGCCCGCCGAGATGCTCGACAGCCGCGAGGCCGTGGAGGCCATCCTGACCGCGCGCGCCCACACGCCGGCGCCCGAGGACCCGTACCGGCGCTCCGAGCAGTCCCTGATCACCGGCCACCCGTTCCACCCCGCCCCCAAGGCCCGCGGTGGCGGCCCGGTCGCCGGATGGCTGCCGTACGCGCCCGAGGCGTACGCCCACTTCCCGCTGACCCTCCTCGGGGTCCGCGAGGACACGGTGGTCGAGGAGGGCGACACCACCGCCCTCGACGCGCTCGGCACGGCCCCGCCCGGCTACCGGCTCCTTCCCACCCACCCCTGGCAACTCGACCTGGTCGGCCGGGGGTTGGCCGAAGCCTTCGCCGACGGCCGCCTCGTACGCCTGGGTCCGGCGGACGGCGAGGTGTGGCCGACGGCGGCGATCCGCACGGTGTACGTACCCGGGGCCGCGTCCGGGGCCGTATCCGGCGCTACATCCAGGACCGCGCCCGAAGACGCCATGGCCGCCGCCTCCGACCTCTTCCTCAAGTTCAGCCTGGACGTGCGGATCACCAACGACATCCGCCGACTGTGGCGCCACGACCTGCTCAAGCTGCGCCGGACGGACCGGGCGGTCACGGAGGCCTTCGCCGGGGCGCCTGGAGCCTGGCTGAGCGACCGCGGCTATCGCACCGCCGCCTTCGCCTTCGAGGAGCTGGCGGTACTGGTCCGGGACGGCCTGCGCGGCCATGTGCCCCCCGGCACGACCCCCTTCCTCGCCGCCGCCCTCACCGAGGGCACCGGGGCGTTCCCGGGCAACCCGCTGGCCCACGCCGCCGACCCCGAGGCCTGGTGGGAGGCGTATCTACGCGCGGTCGTACCCCCGGCTCTCGCCGCCTTCCACGGCCACGGTGTCGTCCTGGAGGCCCATCTGCAGAACACCCTCATCGCCTGCGACCCCTCGGGCGTCCCCGTGCGGGCCGTCTACCGGGACGCCGAGGGCGTGAAGCTCCTTCCGGACGTGACACGCGAGGCAGGTTGGGAACGGCTGGTCTACTGCCTCTTCGTCAACAACCTCCTGGAGGTCGCGGCGGCCCTTGCCGAACACCATCCGGAGGTGGACCCCTGGCCCGCCGTACGCGGGCAGTTGGTGCGCCACGGCGAGGTACCGGAGATCGCCGACCTCCTCGACTCGCCCACGCTGCCGGGCAAGACGAATCTGCTGCTGAGGTGGACGGGCGCGGACGGCGCGGACGCACGGTACCTTCCGCTGCCCAACCCGATCAGGCGGACGTCCGGCCGAAGCGGTCGATCGCCTGCCTGA
- a CDS encoding IucA/IucC family protein, which translates to MDRHPLSDADAEAALGAELGAVRPDLTLPYTAALPGARAAVLSRLWRGLVHEPLPWVVRRDAAGGDGVTLHLADGRRLHGPASDPYGTTAHVEEVWFDERSYDRPARLMTALAVPHSAAFAVELDHSVASLALSRAGQPAAAESPVTSWGWEQLIVDGHPFHPNCRSRPGFSACDQLAYGPEHRQVVRLGLAPVEEAMVVGEWPAELRDGGRVLVPVHPWQAAHVLKCPLGEVIEAHPLMSLRTLALADGGPHVKTALSARLTSSVRDISVYSIETSAIVSDFMAEVAGRTDGLLHVTRTLGAVTAGSPDLAAVLRESPETYADTATGERVLPVAALATTELPRSPSWLADFTRLALTVSLRLLDLGVALEAHGQNLLVVLSPSGAPRRLVYRDLADIRVSPARLARHGISAPAMTGRIITDDETTLRRKLFGALLTGTLGATAGSTPVLREALSTAVRELPHTPDLRTLLEGPVPTKALTLMRLSPERPGDIWAEVPSPLR; encoded by the coding sequence GTGGACCGTCACCCGTTGTCCGACGCCGACGCCGAGGCGGCGCTCGGCGCCGAGCTGGGCGCCGTACGCCCCGATCTGACGCTGCCGTACACGGCAGCACTGCCCGGCGCCCGAGCGGCCGTACTGTCCCGGCTGTGGCGGGGCCTGGTCCATGAGCCGCTGCCCTGGGTGGTGCGCCGGGACGCGGCCGGGGGCGACGGGGTCACGCTCCATCTCGCCGACGGCCGTCGGCTGCACGGCCCGGCCTCGGACCCGTACGGCACCACCGCGCACGTCGAGGAGGTCTGGTTCGACGAGCGGTCCTACGATCGTCCGGCGCGGCTCATGACCGCCCTGGCCGTTCCGCACAGCGCCGCCTTCGCCGTCGAACTCGACCACAGCGTCGCCTCGTTGGCACTGTCCCGCGCCGGTCAGCCGGCGGCCGCGGAGTCACCGGTGACCAGCTGGGGGTGGGAGCAGCTGATCGTCGACGGACATCCCTTCCACCCCAACTGCCGTTCCCGGCCCGGCTTCTCGGCATGCGACCAGCTCGCCTACGGGCCGGAGCACCGGCAGGTCGTACGACTGGGGCTGGCGCCGGTGGAGGAAGCGATGGTCGTCGGGGAGTGGCCGGCGGAGTTGCGGGACGGCGGGCGGGTGCTGGTTCCGGTGCATCCGTGGCAGGCGGCCCATGTGCTCAAGTGCCCCTTGGGGGAGGTGATAGAGGCCCATCCGCTGATGTCCCTGCGCACCCTCGCCCTCGCGGACGGCGGGCCGCACGTCAAGACCGCGCTGAGCGCCCGGCTGACCTCGTCCGTGCGGGACATCTCGGTCTACTCGATCGAGACGTCGGCGATCGTGTCGGACTTCATGGCGGAGGTCGCCGGCCGCACCGACGGGTTGCTGCACGTGACGCGGACGCTGGGCGCTGTCACCGCCGGTTCGCCCGATCTGGCGGCGGTGCTGCGTGAGTCGCCGGAGACGTACGCGGACACGGCGACCGGTGAGCGGGTCCTGCCGGTGGCCGCGCTCGCGACGACCGAGCTGCCCCGGTCGCCGTCCTGGCTGGCGGACTTCACCCGGCTCGCGCTCACGGTCTCCCTCCGCCTGCTCGACCTGGGCGTGGCCCTGGAGGCGCACGGTCAGAACCTTCTGGTGGTTCTGTCCCCGTCGGGTGCCCCCCGCCGCCTCGTCTACCGCGACCTCGCGGACATCCGGGTCAGCCCCGCCCGGCTCGCCCGGCACGGCATTTCCGCCCCGGCCATGACCGGCCGCATCATCACCGACGACGAGACCACCCTGCGTCGCAAGCTGTTCGGCGCCCTGCTCACGGGCACGCTCGGCGCCACGGCCGGTTCGACACCCGTCCTGCGCGAGGCGCTCTCCACCGCCGTACGGGAGCTGCCGCACACCCCCGATCTCCGCACGCTGCTGGAGGGGCCCGTACCGACGAAGGCGTTGACGCTGATGCGTCTTTCGCCGGAGCGGCCCGGCGACATCTGGGCGGAGGTACCCAGTCCGCTGCGGTGA